The following are encoded in a window of Haloarcula hispanica ATCC 33960 genomic DNA:
- a CDS encoding class I SAM-dependent methyltransferase, which yields MKDVVRQNFDASVDAYTTYERRTNRFTSLARLLAAEMDARTDGGLGTVLDAGAGTGVSTRVFTETTADTIALDISREMLSEIESTARLQADFDHLPLSDQSVDGVAFTASLFLVPDPATAVREAARVLRSGGVVGAVAPLGWFDSDGTDAFEQFERESRSPTDTPAIRDALAAEFSATTGTWKFSTSAENIRLFHAIPAMAARLYPKLETEKRVRQARELLGALDGTFEQRWRWVVGVPE from the coding sequence ATGAAAGACGTCGTCCGGCAGAACTTCGATGCCAGCGTCGACGCCTACACGACCTACGAGCGGCGGACCAATCGCTTCACGTCGCTCGCACGCCTGCTCGCCGCCGAAATGGATGCTCGTACTGACGGCGGCCTCGGGACAGTTCTCGATGCGGGCGCAGGAACAGGCGTGAGCACACGCGTATTCACCGAGACAACAGCGGACACGATTGCCCTTGATATCAGCCGCGAGATGCTGAGCGAGATCGAGTCCACGGCCCGACTGCAGGCCGATTTCGACCACCTGCCGCTCAGTGACCAGTCAGTCGACGGCGTCGCGTTTACCGCCTCGCTCTTTCTGGTCCCCGACCCAGCGACTGCAGTACGGGAAGCTGCCAGAGTCCTCCGGTCTGGTGGAGTGGTCGGGGCCGTCGCACCGCTTGGCTGGTTCGATTCTGACGGCACAGACGCGTTCGAGCAGTTCGAGCGCGAGTCGCGCTCCCCGACTGATACACCGGCTATTCGGGACGCCCTCGCGGCTGAGTTCTCGGCGACTACAGGAACCTGGAAATTTTCGACAAGTGCCGAAAATATTCGGCTATTCCACGCGATTCCCGCGATGGCCGCACGGCTCTATCCGAAACTCGAAACGGAGAAACGAGTGCGGCAAGCCCGTGAACTCCTCGGCGCTCTCGACGGCACGTTCGAGCAACGATGGCGCTGGGTCGTCGGTGTGCCCGAATAG